A single region of the Lotus japonicus ecotype B-129 chromosome 4, LjGifu_v1.2 genome encodes:
- the LOC130710213 gene encoding uncharacterized protein LOC130710213: protein MGKYQVTILSLWALFASYVILDLKVQVRASLPLESEIEAKLKLLNKPAVKTIKSEDGDIIDCVDIYKQPAFDHPDFKNHKIQKIPDFLLKSQKSSTDDAFEENSAIFQTWQKSGSCPKGTIPIRRTRREDLLRASSLHHFGQKPAELFINSLNKTNFNFPKFNGSKEVIPENHSASYLVTMGYHYIGAQATINVWNPVVDLPDDFTTAQIWLKTGAANSSDFESVEAGWVVNPKLFGDRKTRFFSYWTRDSYQSTGCFNLACPGFVQTGQVVLGGAISPVSTKRGRQYDLNVGMFLEPNTGIWWLKIRDNIPVGYWRPNLFRGLTTSATIVEFGGQVFSPMVKKTPHTRTGMGSGDFANGLYGNACFMRNVRIMDYSRSLKYPEFVHPTTEEPYCYNAFNHAKYGKEPYFYFGGPGQNHPYCP, encoded by the exons ATGGGAAAGTATCAGGTTACAATCTTGTCGCTTTGGGCACTGTTTGCCTCATACGTTATATTAGATTTGAAAGTTCAAGTAAGAGCATCATTACCTTTGGAAAGCGAAATTGAAGCTAAATTGAAGCTTCTCAACAAGCCTGCCGTGAAAACGATTAAG AGTGAAGATGGAGATATTATCGATTGCGTTGACATCTACAAACAACCTGCTTTTGACCATCCTGActttaaaaatcataaaattcaG AAAATACCAGATTTTcttctaaaatcccaaaaatcaaGTACAGACGATGCTTTCGAGGAAAATTCAGCTATATTTCAGACATGGCAGAAAAGTGGAAGTTGTCCAAAAGGAACCATCCCCATTCGCAGAACACGGAGGGAGGATTTACTAAGAGCTTCTTCTCTGCACCACTTCGGACAAAAACCCGCAGAGTTATTCATTAATTcattaaacaaaacaaacttcAATTTTCCCAAATTCAATGGCAGCAAAGAAGTTATTCCAGAAAATCACTCG GCATCATATCTTGTGACGATGGGATACCATTATATAGGTGCACAAGCAACTATCAATGTTTGGAATCCAGTGGTTGATCTCCCAGATGATTTCACCACTGCTCAAATCTGGCTTAAGACCGGAGCTGCCAATAGTTCTGATTTTGAAAGTGTTGAAGCAGGCTGGGTG GTGAATCCAAAGTTATTTGGCGATCGAAAAACACGATTTTTTTCCTACTGGACT AGGGATTCTTATCAGTCAACAGGCTGCTTTAATCTAGCTTGCCCTGGGTTTGTGCAAACAGGCCAAGTAGTTCTTGGTGGTGCCATAAGTCCAGTGTCAACCAAAAGAGGCCGCCAGTACGATCTCAACGTTGGAATGTTTTTG GAACCTAACACGGGGATTTGGTGGCTTAAAATAAGAGACAACATCCCGGTAGGTTACTGGCGACCCAATTTATTTAGAGGTTTAACGACAAGTGCCACAATTGTTGAGTTTGGGGGACAAGTGTTCAGTCCAATGGTTAAGAAAACTCCCCACACAAGAACAGGGATGGGGAGTGGAGATTTTGCAAATGGCCTATATGGAAATGCATGCTTCATGCGCAATGTAAGAATTATGGATTACTCGCGTTCACTCAAGTACCCTGAGTTTGTACATCCTACGACTGAAGAGCCCTATTGCTACAATGCCTTCAATCATGCTAAATATGGAAAAGAGCCTTACTTCTATTTTGGAGGGCCTGGACAAAATCATCCTTACTGTCCTTGA
- the LOC130712599 gene encoding uncharacterized protein LOC130712599 has translation MDRFTRHCESLKRREVSLDTVRMILFHYTLKDAAEDWLRSQPPNSIRTWEDLAEKFIAKFFPSTRIRKAKQEIYAFRQSKSENLYEAWERFQELLRKCPSHNISVGEQVDKFYSSLREYTRGMLDAAANSAFDSLPAHRALEIIDNLATRSSQSDYDRENRESVHEVGINEDVLASNRKLSQKMDAIVQRLDGRKLSAEDAAFDEEVKAMGNPQNNPYSNTYNPGWRNHPNFSWKGQDKFGNSREYSNQRTYGQDQKPQPSQEQGSGKKSLEEIVGELAQATSKLQVSTNSFINESRNNFKNQEASIKNLENQVGQISKQLSERSPGMFPSNTVPNPRENISAVTLRSGKVMHQIEKKKDNEKNKSETENKSETEVITKRRLEKQFSKFVSMFKKLRVDLPFSEVLEKMPQYAKFMKEILSKKRKLSEENDIVELTEECSAILQKKLPPKRKDPGSFTLPVNFGASKEVRALCDLGASVNLMPLSMFERLNVGELKPTMMMLQLADRSMVTPWGVVEDVLVRVGEFEFPVDFVIIDMDEDSKIPLILGRPFLATSQAKINVGKGTISLRADEKIIFTIFDLKPKQVEKNDAFLVEMMDEWNDEKLKQFFFTEKTRAIIKKEKNQRNQAESVHFASVVVNMEQKEEKEKGEYFIWKPKPKKDEKPPIPFNSKLNNCVHAFEIACKNMVKMCAEFKDPGSAIHYGVNPG, from the exons ATGGACAGATTCACCAGACATTGTGAGTCTCTGAAAAGGCGTGAAGTCAGCTTGGATACAGTCCGGATGATTCTTTTTCACTACACTTTGAAGGATGCTGCAGAAGATTGGTTGAGGTCACAACCCCCTAACAGCATTCGAACATGGGAGGACCTGGCGGAAAAATTTATCGCCAAATTCTTTCCATCCACACGCATCAGAAAGGCGAAGCAGGAAATTTATGCATTTAGACAAAGCAAATCTGAAAATTTGTATGAGGCTTGGGAGCGTTTTCAAGAACTTCTGAGGAAGTGTCCAAGTCATAATATTTCTGTTGGTGAACAAGTTGACAAATTTTACTCATCATTGCGTGAGTACACGAGAGGTATGTTGGATGCAGCAGCTAATAGTGCATTTGATTCATTGCCTGCACACAGAGCTCTTGAGATCATCGACAATTTGGCCACTAGATCTTCACAGTCAGATTATGATAGGGAGAACCGGGAAAGTGTGCATGAAGTTGGAATAAATGAGGATGTCCTCGCATCCAACAGAAAGTTGTCACAAAAGATGGATGCAATAGTACAACGTTTGGATGGTCGCAAACTGAGTGCTGAAGATGCTGCATTTGATGAGGAAGTGAAGGCAATGGGTAATCCTCAAAACAATCCCTACTCAAATACTTATAATCCGGgttggaggaatcaccctaacTTTTCATGGAAAGGTCAAGACAAGTTTGGAAATTCAAGGGAGTACTCTAATCAAAGGACTTATGGTCAAGATCAGAAACCTCAACCCTCTCAAGAGCAAGGAAGTGGGAAGAAGAGCCTAGAAGAAATTGTGGGAGAACTGGCCCAAGCTACTAGCAAGCTTCAGGTATCCACAAATAGCTTCATTAATGAATCCAGAAATAACTTCAAAAATCAGGAGGCTTCAATCAAAAATTTGGAGAATCAGGTCGGTCAAATTTCCAAACAATTATCTGAGAGATCTCCAGGTATGTTTCCTAGTAACACTGTGCCTAATCCTAGAGAGAATATTTCTGCTGTTACTCTAAGAAGTGGAAAAGTTATGCatcaaattgaaaagaaaaaagataatgAAAAGAATAAGAGTGAGACTGAGAATAAAAGTGAAACTGAAGTGATAA CAAAGAGGAGGTTGGAGAAGCAATTCTCCAAGTTTGTTTCTATGTTTAAAAAGTTGCGTGTAGACCTCCCATTCTCTGAAGTTTTAGAAAAGATGCCTCAATATGCCAAGTTCATGAAGGAGATACTTTCTAAGAAAAGGAAGTTGAGTGAAGAGAATGACATCGTTGAGCTTACTGAGGAGTGTAGCGCTATTCTGCAAAAGAAGCTTCCACCTAAACGAAAGGATCCAGGTAGTTTCACTCTACCTGTTAATTTTGGGGCTTCAAAGGAAGTGAGAGCTTTATGTGATTTAGGGGCAAGCGTCAACTTAATGCCCCTATCAATGTTCGAGCGACTTAATGTTGGAGAGCTGAAGCCAACAATGATGATGCTTCAACTAGCAGACCGCTCCATGGTAACTCCTTGGGGAGTTGTTGAAGATGTGCTAGTGAGAGTAGGAGAGTTTGAGTTCCCGGTAGATTTTGTGATAATTGATATGGACGAGGACTCTAAAATACCATTGATTCTGGGAAGACCGTTCCTAGCCACTTCACAAGCGAAAATAAATGTGGGAAAAGGAACAATATCTTTAAGGGctgatgagaaaatcattttcaCCATATTTGACCTGAAGCCAAAGCAAGTTGAGAAGAATGATGCATTCTTGGTGGAGATGATGGACGAGTGGAATGATGAGAAGTTGAAACAGTTCTTCTTCACAGAAAAAACTAGAGCAATAATTAAGAAGGAGAAGAACCAAAGAAATCAAGCTGAATCAGTTCATTTTGCAAGCGTTGTGGTCAACATGGAGCAGAAAgaggagaaagagaaaggagaaTACTTCATATGGAAGCCAAAACCTAAGAAAGATGAGAAACCTCCCATCCCTTTTAACTCTAAATTGAATAATTGTGttcatgcttttgagattgcTTGCAAGAACATGGTGAAAATGTGTG